One Deinococcus humi genomic region harbors:
- the dnaJ gene encoding molecular chaperone DnaJ, with translation MDYYELLGVTRTSSADEIKSAYRKLALKYHPDRNKEDGAHEKFAQISEAYSVLSDTEKRAHYDRFGSAPGAGMPGGDPFGGMGGAGFDPMDIFEQLFGGMAGGRGRRGPARGDDLETEVQVTLLQARAGEEVEVVVDRLTECEHCHGSKTEPGGKPPKACPTCSGVGAVRAQARTIFGVVETQQPCPTCRGEGQIIQDPCTVCKGRGRTLKAEKVGVKLPRGIDEGYRIRVSGMGNEGPGGNGDLYVHIEMESHPELRREQEHLIYAARIGFAKAALGGHVTVPTLDGEQVVEVKPGTQHGELHRLTGQGMPRLQGRGSGDLIVEYDVTVPKPKELTPEAREALLAYARAVGDEVNEKHEGFFDKVGKIFRGD, from the coding sequence ATGGATTATTACGAACTGCTGGGCGTGACCAGGACTTCAAGCGCCGACGAAATCAAATCTGCCTACCGCAAACTGGCCCTCAAGTACCACCCGGATCGCAACAAGGAAGACGGCGCGCACGAGAAATTCGCGCAGATCAGTGAGGCCTACTCGGTGCTGTCTGACACCGAGAAACGCGCGCACTACGACCGCTTCGGCTCGGCCCCCGGTGCGGGGATGCCCGGCGGCGATCCGTTCGGTGGCATGGGCGGTGCGGGCTTTGACCCGATGGACATCTTCGAGCAGCTCTTCGGCGGGATGGCCGGTGGGCGTGGGCGGCGTGGCCCGGCCCGCGGCGATGACCTGGAAACCGAAGTTCAGGTCACGCTGCTGCAGGCGCGTGCGGGCGAGGAGGTCGAGGTGGTCGTAGACCGCCTGACCGAGTGTGAACACTGCCACGGCAGCAAGACCGAACCCGGCGGCAAGCCTCCCAAGGCCTGCCCCACCTGCTCTGGTGTTGGAGCGGTGCGGGCCCAGGCCCGCACGATCTTCGGCGTGGTGGAGACCCAGCAGCCCTGCCCCACTTGCCGGGGCGAGGGCCAGATCATCCAGGACCCCTGCACCGTCTGCAAGGGACGCGGGCGTACCCTCAAGGCAGAAAAGGTAGGCGTCAAGCTGCCGCGCGGCATCGATGAGGGCTACCGCATCCGGGTCTCGGGCATGGGCAACGAGGGGCCGGGGGGCAACGGTGATCTTTACGTGCACATTGAGATGGAAAGTCATCCTGAATTGCGCCGCGAGCAGGAACACCTGATCTACGCGGCCAGAATCGGGTTTGCTAAGGCGGCTCTGGGCGGCCACGTCACAGTGCCCACACTGGACGGTGAGCAGGTGGTGGAGGTCAAGCCCGGCACCCAGCATGGCGAGTTGCACCGCCTGACCGGTCAGGGCATGCCCCGCTTGCAGGGACGCGGCAGCGGTGACCTGATTGTGGAATATGACGTGACTGTGCCGAAGCCTAAGGAGCTGACTCCCGAAGCCCGCGAGGCGTTGCTGGCCTACGCCCGCGCGGTGGGCGATGAGGTCAACGAGAAACACGAAGGCTTTTTCGACAAGGTAGGTAAGATTTTCCGGGGCGACTGA
- the pucL gene encoding factor-independent urate hydroxylase, giving the protein MTQTENKKPRVKVKLGENNYGKAEVNLMKINRDSKRHEIRELQVRVAMTGDFDAAHSRGDNTDLIATDTVRNTIYGLAKEGFGSSPEEFGKELVAHFVHTGARVSGGFVEFTEHLWDRVQVNGQGHDHSFVRQMPKRTGRVESEDGETFKVTSGIEELYVLKTTESGWENYRLDERFTTLPETHERVMATFITARWEYNTDSADYDAVWARVFRQLQETLTDHYSPSLQNTLYLMGEAVLSACPEISRIWFRMPNKHHLQYNLQRFGLENNLEIMHVDPEPYGLMEGWVERA; this is encoded by the coding sequence ATGACTCAGACCGAGAACAAGAAACCCAGGGTCAAAGTGAAGCTGGGCGAGAACAACTACGGCAAGGCCGAAGTTAACCTGATGAAGATCAACCGCGACAGCAAGCGTCACGAGATCCGTGAATTGCAGGTGCGCGTGGCGATGACCGGCGACTTCGACGCTGCGCATAGCCGGGGCGACAACACCGACTTGATCGCCACCGACACGGTCCGCAACACCATCTACGGGCTGGCCAAGGAAGGCTTTGGGAGCAGCCCTGAGGAGTTCGGCAAGGAACTCGTGGCTCACTTCGTCCACACCGGGGCCAGGGTGTCGGGCGGCTTTGTGGAGTTCACTGAGCACCTCTGGGACCGCGTGCAGGTGAACGGCCAGGGCCATGATCATTCCTTCGTCCGCCAGATGCCCAAGCGCACCGGACGCGTGGAGAGCGAGGACGGCGAGACCTTCAAGGTCACTTCCGGCATCGAGGAGCTGTACGTCCTGAAAACCACCGAGAGCGGCTGGGAGAACTACCGACTCGACGAGCGTTTCACCACACTGCCGGAGACGCACGAACGCGTGATGGCGACTTTTATCACCGCCAGGTGGGAGTACAACACCGACAGTGCCGACTACGACGCCGTGTGGGCCAGGGTCTTCAGGCAGCTTCAGGAGACCCTGACCGATCACTACTCACCCAGCCTCCAGAACACGCTGTACCTGATGGGTGAGGCCGTGCTGTCGGCCTGCCCCGAGATCTCGCGGATCTGGTTCCGCATGCCCAACAAACACCACCTGCAGTACAACCTGCAGCGCTTCGGCCTGGAGAACAATCTGGAGATCATGCATGTTGATCCCGAACCCTATGGCCTGATGGAAGGCTGGGTGGAGCGCGCTTAA
- a CDS encoding DNA internalization-related competence protein ComEC/Rec2 — protein sequence MLGVIGGIQLGLGVWWGVLTLLSGIILALRDARLPLAALALLGAALGLGSERLVTGRADPLAPWLGAQVTLTGEWDGQFLTLREPHARLAVAPKPTSKPGQLVVSGRLVAPEGQRTPGGFNQAAWLRAQGGVFLPTPSAVLVAAKVRSSQVERGLRGWFRRGLTVGLPAREAALMTAIELEDRNDIGREEFTAGYGIRDGFNRSGLAHLMALSGQNVALITVVLIWIFGWLRWPPLLRFGVPALLLLPYLALVGVSPSITRAVIMGFTVLAALALGRGRPDPYGLMALTALVCLLLFPLWLLDVGFQLSFLAVLALTLSLKAAGKLPERWPLWLRLALVATVLAELGTLPVIAGTFGQLPLVGLPANLVAGLVMTALVPLGFLAGLLGPGAIIVNPLVGPLAALLLGIVETFGQAPVLTWGQVSPAGFVSYAVCAVAGAAWLWGRVRFRAVLATLLVCTLLTLLPGRLHPPRELVFIDIGQGDCTLIRLPHLTVLIDAGGSVNSDFDVGGRTVVPALRALGVRKLDIVIGTHADTDHLEGISGVLRALPVGELWIGQRKTDDPVMTTLLTTAKEEGVPIREVRRGDQIAADGATMTVLWPTGQVWSSEDNENSVAVRLESGTWRTAILGDLPDPTEHYLGLGHLNVLKVAHHGSRFSTDAALLKETAPTDAIISVGRNTYGHPNPEMLERLGAAGVRIWRTDRMGTIRWPIPRNGRD from the coding sequence GTGCTGGGCGTCATCGGAGGGATTCAACTGGGGCTGGGCGTGTGGTGGGGCGTGCTGACGCTGCTGTCGGGCATCATTCTGGCCCTGCGCGATGCCCGCCTGCCCCTGGCCGCGCTGGCCTTGCTAGGTGCGGCGCTGGGGCTGGGCTCCGAACGGCTGGTCACCGGGCGGGCCGATCCGCTGGCCCCGTGGCTGGGCGCGCAGGTCACGCTGACCGGAGAATGGGACGGACAGTTTCTGACTCTCAGGGAACCGCACGCGCGGCTGGCAGTCGCCCCCAAACCCACCTCGAAACCTGGCCAGCTGGTGGTCAGCGGACGGCTGGTGGCCCCCGAAGGCCAGCGGACCCCTGGCGGCTTCAATCAGGCAGCGTGGCTGCGCGCCCAGGGCGGGGTCTTTCTCCCCACCCCCAGCGCGGTACTGGTGGCCGCGAAAGTCCGCAGCAGTCAGGTGGAAAGGGGGCTGCGCGGCTGGTTCCGGCGCGGCCTGACGGTGGGCCTCCCGGCACGTGAGGCCGCGCTGATGACTGCCATCGAGCTGGAAGACCGGAACGACATAGGCCGCGAGGAATTTACGGCGGGCTATGGAATCCGGGATGGCTTCAACCGCTCCGGCCTGGCCCACCTGATGGCCCTCTCGGGGCAGAACGTCGCGCTGATCACGGTGGTGCTGATCTGGATCTTCGGCTGGCTGAGGTGGCCTCCACTCCTGCGCTTCGGCGTGCCGGCCCTGTTGCTGCTGCCCTACCTGGCCCTGGTTGGCGTGTCCCCCAGCATCACTCGCGCGGTGATCATGGGCTTCACAGTGCTGGCCGCCCTGGCATTGGGACGCGGGCGGCCCGATCCCTACGGCCTGATGGCGCTGACTGCTCTGGTCTGTCTGCTGCTGTTTCCGCTGTGGCTGCTGGACGTCGGCTTTCAGCTGTCGTTTCTGGCGGTGCTGGCCCTGACCCTGTCATTGAAGGCCGCTGGGAAGCTGCCGGAACGCTGGCCCCTGTGGCTGAGACTGGCGCTGGTGGCCACCGTGCTGGCCGAACTGGGTACGCTTCCGGTGATCGCGGGGACCTTCGGCCAGTTGCCACTGGTGGGCCTGCCGGCCAATCTGGTGGCAGGGCTGGTGATGACTGCGCTGGTGCCGCTGGGCTTCCTAGCCGGGTTGCTGGGGCCGGGCGCCATCATTGTCAACCCGCTGGTGGGACCGCTGGCGGCACTGCTGCTGGGCATCGTCGAGACCTTCGGGCAGGCCCCGGTGTTGACCTGGGGACAGGTGTCGCCTGCCGGTTTTGTCTCCTACGCGGTGTGCGCGGTGGCCGGCGCAGCGTGGCTGTGGGGCCGTGTGCGTTTCCGGGCGGTGCTGGCTACGCTCCTGGTCTGCACTCTGCTGACCCTGTTGCCGGGACGCCTGCATCCACCACGTGAGCTGGTATTTATAGACATCGGTCAAGGAGACTGCACCCTGATCCGGCTGCCCCATTTGACTGTGCTGATCGACGCGGGCGGCTCAGTGAACAGTGATTTCGATGTAGGAGGACGTACTGTCGTTCCCGCCCTGCGTGCGCTGGGCGTCCGCAAACTGGATATAGTGATCGGCACCCACGCCGACACGGACCACCTTGAGGGCATCAGCGGTGTGCTGCGCGCCCTGCCGGTGGGCGAACTGTGGATCGGGCAGCGCAAGACCGATGACCCGGTGATGACCACCCTGCTGACCACGGCGAAAGAGGAAGGCGTGCCCATCCGCGAAGTCCGGCGAGGCGATCAGATCGCCGCAGACGGTGCGACCATGACGGTGCTGTGGCCCACCGGGCAGGTCTGGAGCAGCGAGGACAACGAGAACAGTGTGGCCGTGCGCCTTGAGTCCGGCACATGGCGAACTGCAATTTTAGGGGATCTGCCCGATCCCACCGAGCATTATCTGGGACTGGGCCACCTGAACGTTCTGAAGGTCGCACACCACGGCAGCCGCTTCAGTACCGACGCGGCACTGCTGAAGGAAACAGCACCCACCGACGCGATCATCAGCGTGGGGCGCAACACCTACGGCCACCCGAATCCGGAGATGCTGGAACGGCTGGGAGCAGCTGGCGTCAGGATCTGGAGAACCGACCGGATGGGGACGATTCGCTGGCCGATCCCGCGAAACGGGAGGGATTGA
- a CDS encoding Gfo/Idh/MocA family protein: MTDAPLNVGIIGAGAISQRHFEGYRHAGAHLAAFAEPHPETRSRRETEWNARGYADFMAMLEGGEVQAVSICTPNAFHAPAALAALRRGIHVLCEKPLSLDLAACDEMIAAAREGGAILQTGHHLRSSPPVQTAKRLIDEGRIGRVTFMRLRQAHDWGGAPEVRGAFGSLAASGGGTLLDNGCHMMDLARHLGGDVSSIYARMGTLKFDIEVEDTSVSNLEFRSGAFASVENAWTATGWEESFAVYGTEGALECSNRLGKPRLRFVNREFGYSQWGQTDETWYDFATSDNAHMRGVVAFVQSIQQGTPVVCTGEDGRESVRLVLGGYESARTGLPVRW, translated from the coding sequence GTGACAGACGCTCCTTTGAATGTCGGTATCATCGGCGCGGGGGCCATCTCGCAGCGGCACTTCGAGGGCTACCGGCACGCGGGGGCGCACCTGGCGGCCTTCGCCGAGCCACATCCCGAGACCCGCTCCCGACGCGAAACCGAGTGGAACGCGCGCGGCTACGCCGATTTTATGGCGATGCTGGAGGGTGGGGAGGTGCAGGCGGTAAGTATCTGCACGCCCAACGCCTTCCATGCGCCTGCGGCCCTGGCGGCTCTGCGGCGCGGCATTCACGTCCTGTGCGAGAAACCGCTGTCCCTGGATCTGGCTGCCTGCGACGAGATGATCGCTGCGGCGCGGGAAGGCGGGGCCATCCTCCAGACCGGACACCACCTGCGTTCCAGTCCGCCTGTGCAGACGGCCAAGCGCCTGATTGACGAGGGCCGTATCGGGCGAGTGACCTTTATGCGCCTGCGGCAGGCCCACGATTGGGGCGGTGCCCCAGAGGTGCGGGGGGCTTTCGGCAGTCTGGCGGCGTCGGGCGGCGGCACACTGCTGGACAACGGCTGTCACATGATGGATCTAGCGCGGCACCTCGGCGGCGACGTGAGCAGTATCTACGCCCGCATGGGCACGCTGAAGTTCGACATTGAGGTGGAGGACACCAGCGTGTCCAACCTGGAATTTCGCAGCGGCGCGTTCGCCAGTGTGGAGAACGCGTGGACGGCGACGGGCTGGGAGGAAAGTTTCGCCGTCTACGGCACCGAGGGCGCGTTGGAATGCAGCAACCGCCTGGGCAAACCGCGCCTGCGCTTTGTCAACCGCGAATTCGGCTACAGCCAGTGGGGCCAGACCGACGAGACGTGGTATGACTTCGCCACGTCAGACAACGCCCATATGCGCGGCGTCGTGGCCTTTGTGCAGAGCATTCAGCAGGGCACGCCTGTGGTGTGTACCGGCGAGGATGGCCGAGAAAGTGTGAGGCTGGTGCTGGGCGGCTACGAGAGCGCGCGGACGGGGCTCCCCGTTCGCTGGTAA
- the uraD gene encoding 2-oxo-4-hydroxy-4-carboxy-5-ureidoimidazoline decarboxylase, with protein sequence MTRSPAHVDRLSLEDVNALSTDAFTHYFAGVLEHSPQYAEAAAAQRPFKHVEEIADAFRTAVQDDSKAAQLKLIRAHPDLAGKAALAGELTAESAHEQASAGLDRLSPDEFAEFGRLNEAYHEKFDLPYVVCVRENDKDSIFEGARRRLANTPEQERAAALHEISRIARLRILDLIADGNGK encoded by the coding sequence TTGACCCGTAGTCCCGCCCATGTTGACCGCCTGAGCCTCGAAGACGTGAACGCTCTGAGCACCGACGCCTTTACCCACTATTTCGCCGGGGTGTTGGAGCATTCGCCGCAATATGCCGAGGCCGCCGCTGCACAGCGTCCCTTCAAGCATGTTGAAGAGATAGCCGATGCCTTCAGGACCGCTGTACAGGACGACTCTAAGGCTGCGCAGTTGAAATTGATCCGCGCCCATCCGGATCTGGCGGGCAAGGCGGCGCTGGCCGGAGAATTGACCGCTGAAAGCGCCCATGAGCAGGCTTCGGCGGGGCTGGACCGCCTGAGTCCAGACGAGTTCGCCGAGTTCGGGCGGCTGAACGAGGCCTACCATGAGAAGTTCGATCTGCCCTACGTGGTGTGCGTGCGCGAGAATGACAAGGACAGCATCTTCGAGGGGGCCAGGCGACGGCTGGCCAACACGCCAGAGCAGGAGCGGGCCGCCGCCCTGCATGAGATCAGCCGGATTGCCCGGCTGCGCATTCTGGACCTGATCGCCGACGGCAACGGGAAGTGA
- a CDS encoding ComEA family DNA-binding protein → MASDRRGWNLGLGVGVLLVGVLALAPLVLPRPQVPTVTRVALPAPATPMANTLTTDREPPTYPTTASIQPLISGRVNLNTATQEQLEALPKVGPSMAAKIIAARPLRSQADLDAIKGMGEATLKVLIPLVSY, encoded by the coding sequence ATGGCCAGTGACAGGCGCGGATGGAATCTGGGACTGGGCGTAGGCGTGCTGCTGGTGGGAGTGCTGGCTCTAGCCCCTCTGGTACTGCCGCGTCCGCAGGTTCCAACCGTAACGCGTGTGGCCCTGCCCGCACCGGCCACACCGATGGCCAACACACTGACGACGGATAGGGAGCCGCCCACCTATCCCACCACGGCCAGCATTCAGCCCCTGATCTCGGGACGGGTCAACCTGAACACCGCGACTCAGGAGCAGTTGGAGGCGCTGCCCAAAGTTGGCCCGTCAATGGCGGCCAAGATCATCGCCGCCCGGCCTCTGCGGTCACAGGCGGATCTGGACGCCATCAAGGGTATGGGCGAGGCGACGCTGAAAGTCCTGATCCCGCTGGTCAGCTACTAG
- the uraH gene encoding hydroxyisourate hydrolase — translation MAAHAGLSTHVLDTARGRPAQGVRVELWHIERHVESEERKKLTAAVTNADGRTDAPLIERGSLQAGTYELTFHVADYFANFDAAADPPFLDVVTLRFTVGHPDAHYHVPLVMTPWSYSTYRGS, via the coding sequence ATGGCCGCCCATGCCGGACTGAGCACGCACGTGCTGGACACCGCGCGGGGCCGTCCTGCCCAGGGCGTCCGGGTGGAGCTGTGGCACATCGAGCGTCACGTCGAGAGTGAGGAGCGCAAGAAACTCACTGCCGCCGTCACCAACGCTGACGGGCGCACCGACGCTCCGCTGATCGAACGTGGCAGCCTGCAGGCCGGCACCTACGAGCTGACCTTCCACGTCGCCGACTATTTCGCAAATTTCGATGCTGCCGCCGATCCACCCTTTCTGGACGTGGTGACCCTGCGCTTCACGGTGGGCCACCCGGACGCCCATTACCACGTTCCCCTGGTAATGACGCCGTGGTCCTACAGCACCTACCGGGGCAGCTGA
- a CDS encoding Gfo/Idh/MocA family protein yields MSISGVRAVRSAAGLRWGLLGAARIARALIPAIRAVGGEVVALGVRDPDSERAQAFSEEWGVPLVGGYQDVLDADLDAVYNPLPNDLHLPWSLATMRAGKHVLTEKPLVLNAEEAQELADTAAGTERVLLEAFAYRFHPHIVRLRQLVQSGELGEIRAVRAAFGFTLTNPDDFRWHADKGGGALFDVGTYAINLVRLLLGEPTAAVARARWTGGGVDMGLSGVLEYPQALASVDCAFDWGDAATQRLTILGTRGTLDMNGVFHSNTHSPVSFTVTSGGGRSEEEFPPFNAYAAMVEHFQRVALGEEEALYPPDDSVRHARVLDALFASARTGKRVEL; encoded by the coding sequence ATGTCAATTTCTGGGGTAAGGGCTGTTCGGTCCGCTGCGGGCCTTCGCTGGGGTCTGCTGGGGGCGGCGCGCATTGCGCGGGCATTGATTCCGGCCATCCGGGCGGTTGGGGGAGAGGTGGTGGCGCTGGGCGTGCGCGATCCCGACTCTGAGCGGGCGCAGGCTTTTTCCGAGGAATGGGGCGTGCCGCTGGTGGGCGGCTATCAGGACGTGTTGGACGCCGATCTGGACGCCGTCTACAATCCTTTGCCCAATGACCTGCACCTGCCGTGGTCCCTGGCCACGATGCGGGCGGGCAAGCACGTCCTGACCGAGAAGCCCCTGGTCCTGAACGCCGAAGAGGCACAGGAACTGGCAGACACGGCAGCAGGGACGGAGCGCGTGTTGCTCGAAGCCTTCGCCTACCGCTTCCATCCCCATATTGTGCGCTTGCGGCAACTCGTGCAAAGCGGCGAACTGGGCGAGATCCGGGCGGTGCGGGCGGCCTTCGGCTTCACCCTGACCAATCCTGACGACTTCCGCTGGCATGCGGACAAGGGGGGCGGCGCCCTTTTCGACGTGGGAACCTACGCCATCAATCTGGTGCGGCTGCTGCTGGGCGAACCTACCGCCGCCGTCGCCCGCGCCCGCTGGACCGGGGGCGGTGTGGATATGGGCCTCAGCGGCGTCTTGGAGTACCCACAGGCCCTGGCGAGTGTGGACTGTGCCTTCGACTGGGGCGACGCGGCCACCCAGCGCCTGACCATCCTGGGCACGCGCGGCACGCTGGACATGAACGGCGTCTTCCACAGCAATACCCATTCTCCTGTGTCGTTCACCGTCACCAGTGGCGGAGGACGCAGCGAGGAGGAGTTCCCGCCCTTCAACGCTTACGCCGCAATGGTGGAACACTTCCAGCGCGTCGCGCTGGGCGAGGAGGAGGCCCTGTATCCCCCTGACGATAGCGTGCGCCATGCGCGAGTGCTGGACGCGCTGTTCGCCTCGGCGCGGACCGGGAAGCGGGTGGAGCTTTAG